One segment of Alistipes finegoldii DSM 17242 DNA contains the following:
- a CDS encoding sulfatase family protein yields MMHLKRITLPAGFAALAISQAAARPAAPVPVARNGEKPRNVIFILSDDHRYDFMGFTGAVPWLQTPALDRMAREGACLKNAFVTTSLSSPSRASILTGLFTHTHTVVDNQAPKPDDLVFFPQYLQQNGYRTAFFGKWHMGNQDDMPQPGFDHWEGFRGQGTYYDTVLNINGERVKFDPELYSTDILTDHAIDFVRDNEEGPFFIYLSYKSVHSGFQPSPSRKGMYKDEKAVYPPSFNVPEYGIPRLPGKDADGRPLAGRGWYGESRLPDWVKNQRESWHGVDYQYHGALPYEEDFRNYCETVTSMDDAIGRLLDFLQAEGLDESTLVIYMGDNGFTWGEHGLIDKRNFYEPSVRVPMLAYCPELIPAGRTVEEMVQNIDVAPTIMAACGLAKAPQMCGESFLPLLKGGTAADWRKRIYYEYYWEYAFPQTPTVFGVRTDRYKYIRYHGIWDTNEFFDLQEDPYETVNLIDRPELQDTIRSLANDLYDWLETTGGMQIPLKRSVYYRHGDHRNAKTY; encoded by the coding sequence ATGATGCACCTGAAACGAATCACGCTGCCCGCAGGCTTCGCAGCCCTCGCCATTTCGCAGGCGGCAGCCAGACCGGCCGCTCCGGTCCCGGTCGCCCGCAACGGCGAAAAACCGCGCAACGTCATCTTCATCCTCAGCGACGACCACCGCTACGACTTCATGGGGTTCACGGGAGCCGTTCCGTGGCTGCAGACCCCGGCGCTCGACCGCATGGCCCGCGAAGGCGCCTGCCTGAAAAATGCGTTCGTGACCACATCGCTCTCCTCGCCGAGCCGGGCCTCCATCCTCACCGGTCTGTTTACGCACACCCATACCGTCGTGGACAATCAGGCACCGAAGCCCGACGATCTGGTCTTTTTCCCGCAGTACCTCCAGCAGAACGGATACCGCACCGCCTTCTTCGGCAAATGGCACATGGGCAATCAGGACGACATGCCCCAGCCCGGATTCGACCATTGGGAGGGATTCCGCGGACAGGGGACCTACTACGACACGGTACTGAACATCAACGGCGAGCGCGTAAAGTTCGATCCGGAACTTTACTCCACCGACATACTGACCGACCACGCCATCGACTTCGTACGCGACAACGAAGAGGGTCCGTTCTTCATCTACCTCTCCTACAAATCGGTACACTCCGGGTTTCAGCCTTCGCCCTCCCGCAAAGGGATGTACAAGGACGAAAAAGCGGTCTATCCGCCGTCGTTCAACGTGCCGGAGTACGGAATCCCCCGACTGCCCGGCAAGGATGCGGACGGCAGGCCGCTCGCAGGACGGGGCTGGTACGGCGAGAGCCGGCTCCCCGACTGGGTAAAGAACCAGCGGGAAAGCTGGCACGGCGTCGATTACCAGTATCACGGCGCACTGCCGTACGAGGAGGACTTCCGCAATTACTGCGAGACGGTGACCAGCATGGACGACGCCATCGGGCGGCTGCTGGATTTTCTGCAGGCCGAAGGGCTGGACGAATCGACTCTGGTGATCTATATGGGCGACAACGGCTTCACGTGGGGCGAACACGGACTGATCGACAAACGCAACTTCTACGAACCCTCCGTACGCGTGCCGATGCTGGCCTACTGTCCCGAACTCATTCCGGCGGGCCGCACGGTGGAGGAGATGGTGCAGAACATCGACGTCGCCCCCACGATCATGGCCGCCTGCGGACTCGCCAAAGCGCCGCAGATGTGCGGCGAGTCGTTCCTGCCGCTGCTCAAGGGCGGCACGGCAGCCGACTGGCGCAAGCGCATCTATTACGAATACTATTGGGAATATGCGTTCCCCCAGACTCCGACCGTTTTCGGAGTGCGCACCGACCGCTACAAATACATCCGTTACCACGGCATCTGGGACACCAACGAGTTCTTCGACCTGCAGGAAGACCCCTACGAGACGGTGAACCTGATCGACCGTCCGGAGCTGCAGGATACGATCCGCTCGCTGGCCAACGACCTCTACGACTGGCTCGAAACGACCGGCGGCATGCAGATTCCGCTCAAACGGAGCGTTTATTACCGGCACGGCGACCATCGCAATGCGAAAACTTATTAA